The window TCGATTCCCCAAggtctcgccgacggccgggtCGCTACCCATCAACATGGGCAAGCCGCTCGCTCCATCCATGTCGATGATCTTTGGTCGTGGCAAGGATACCGTGTCCAAGAGCTGGAGTGACATGtgggacgaggatgaagaaCAGGAACTTGAGCGGCAGCTGGAGTCTCTCCAAGCGCTCAACTCGAGGACCTGGAGCCATGAGAGCCGAGAAGCTGTCAAGCAGGCGGACAAGCCGGAGCCCGAGTCTTCGCACAGGATCgaaggcgacgtcgacgatgatttggtcgccgacggcttcTTCTTCCAGGATGCCTCGAGCAAGAAATCCCCGCCTGCCACGCCTCGCTATTCACCGCCGCCAAGACGATTCCGGTTCGACAAGTGGGCAGCCCTCGgcgagcgccgccgacgtcaagCCTCGACGGTGGAGTCGGACGAAACTCTAGGCTTGAAAAGTCATCAAATTGGGTTTGGATATAAGTCGTACGACGCGGGCGTTTGGGATCAACCTTTCTCCCAGAAAACCAACAACAATAACTACAACAACCACCATTCAATCAAGGGCTCGGGCAGAGACCGAGCGAAGGAATGCCCCCGAAACCATGCAAGAGATTGGAACTGGCGCCGCAACAAGCGTCTCGATCTCGGGGATCTCGAGTGGGTTGGTGGATGGTAGAGTCTCATCTCTCTCTCCTCCAATCGTGGTCGAGGCCGTGATTTCCCAGTGCTGCGCGGCCTAGCTAGCTGGCGTCCGTGCCTGTTACGAGCAGCGTCAAGTTAGATTTGTCACTGGCCGTTCGTGCAAGTGTGCAGCATAGGGATTGACTGATGTATGCCTCGACTCGCTTTCTGAGTATCGGATTTTTTTGCAAACATAGTACAAAGAATACCAGAAGTTACCCACTCCAAATCAATTGTTCCCCCTTGAGCAAGGTGACAAGTTTGGCGACTTGTAGTGACGTTGTTTTCCACCCTACTGCATGATTCAGTGCACACCATACAACTACGTTCGTGTTGAGCTGATTTTCTCTACTCCTTTTTGAGCCATAGATGCTTCATGTGTCGTTTCAATTTTTAGTTTCAGGTATGTCGTTTTGTACAATTCTGATGTACCATCAAATTGATGTCCACGTCAACAGGACGTATACGACAATTCAGCTGTCATCTTGCCGTACCTCCCATCGACATTGGCAACGTCGTTCCTATGTGCGGCCGGCCAACTGCATGATCCTCCCCTGCTATGAGCACGGCCTTGATGCATACTACAGGACACATGATGCATCGTAGAGAAAGAACTTGTACATGAACTTGCCAACGAAAACCCGCCATCGTCAATGCATGCCACTTCCAGGCCCTGCACCGACGAGATGCCTTGGCAGAAAGGTCCAGATAGTGCCGATCATCCCCAACATCGAAAAGAAGCACAGAATAGCCCAGTAAGTGACACGCCCCCCCAGTGAGATGTCTTTCCAATATAGTTTCAAGTAGAAAGAAATGGGCAGAATAATCGATATGAGCGAGCACAGTGCTGCGCCGAGAAAAGCGCAGACCGAGTCAAAGGCGGGGAAGAGAATCGATATTGATAGGAGAgtcaggacgacgacgacgcgaatCAGGCCCTTGGCACAAGCAATGATGATGGTCGATTGTCGATTTGCTTCAAGCCAGTTATGGCGATGGGGCCGACGGTCGTTGCTAACGCCACAAATGACGTCGGCGGTGGTAATGAGGGGACGGGCGTTGAGAGGGATCTTGGTTAGCgggatgatggtgatggagaTGCACATCAGGATGTTCAAGGTTTTAGGGTACCCGTCTGTCCTGAGGAGGTTGGAGGTGATGGCATCTTCGATACCATCGCCAAACATCAAGATACCGATGACGGCCAAGCATGTGTCCaacgtgtacttgtaaagGTCAGTCAATGCAGACGCGGGAGGGAGAATCAGATACTCGGGCTGGAAGTGGGGAGGAGCGTACGGAAAAGGAGAACGTGATATTGACGCCCGTTTTCCACTTGCGAGGATGACGCATATCTCGATAGATCTATTCTCGTTCATTCAGCTCGGGCGCTCGTCTGTTTATGTAGGAACGGCCACATACCGAAGGGAAAACAGAGTGTGCACCCCATGGGCTAGCCATCAAACCGTACGCAAGTGGGAGAGCCAGCCAGTTTGAAGGAAAGAGATGAGTCGCGGCAGGCTCCCACAAGGAGCCTGGCGCGTGCTCCTTGACGAGTCCGTCAACGGCAACAATGCAAACGACTGGAGAGTGCGAGTCAGCGACAACGGGTCGCAGCGATACGCGCTGAAACAACTCACTGCAGAATGTAGAAAAGATGCCGATGACGCTCGTGTAACTTAACCAGCGCAGCGGTAAGGCGTTAAGGACCAAAATCAAGGCGGCGCAAACGCATTTCCAAACATCGACACTGGCGACACCGGGTAGGAGGAGATCGATGGAGTCGGCAAATAAGATGACGAGGGCAACACAGGCGGCGAGTAATTCGAGTGTAAACAAAGCCGAAACGACGACGCGGGCCCTGGTACCGAAGGAGACGTATGCCAGATCGGAATAGGTTATGACGCTGGCGTCGGCATTCATGCACCTCCCCAACAGCTTGGCGGTGTGCGCGGTGACAAGAGCCAGCAGCGTGAGGAGAGCGAGGCCAATGATCCAGCCGCTCATCTGGAAGGCCAAGGGCAGGCTCAGCAAGCCGACTCCAATGATGGCGTTTATAGAGTTAAAAACAGACTGAGGTAGGGTGCTCTGCCCCTCGACGGTAAGTACAACCTTGTCACCCTGCTTGATCTCCTTGACGAGTATCGGGCGCTCCTCGCCATGGGCAGCATCGTTCTCGTCGTCCccttcgaggccgtcgccgtcgtgctccCCAAAGCGAGCCCGCCACCCACCCTCGAAGCTGAACGAGCCTCGTGGCGGCACGGTACCGATGGTTCCGTAGTGGGAACTTTTAAAGGACCCATAGCTTTCAATAACAGAGGGGGCGGCCAGGTGAGGAGGGATGGCGAACATGCTGGAGCTGGAGGGTGAACCGGCAGGCAGGACGCCGGCAGCCGTATCCGCATCGAACGCCTTGTGCTCCCTGTCGATGAAGCCGGCTGGGCCGGACGCtgcgccgaagccgaggctGTGGCTCGGCCCGGGCCCGGGAGACGTAGCGGCTGAAGGCCAACCTCGAGTCGGGAGCGAGGACGGGTGGAACTGCTGGGCCAGGAGGCTTGTGCGAGAGGTTGGCCCATTGCTCGCGACGCTCTGATCGTACTGTAAACCGTCACCCCCCTCAGTCGGGTCCACGAGAGGTTGTATGTCGGGAGCCAGGATCAGGCTGGGTCGGCGAGGGATGACTTCGGCAAAGCTAGCGGCCCTCTGCAAGCTGCGGGCGAAGGATCTGAAGCTGTTGACACCGCCAATGTCGGCCACAGCGGCGAGGTTTCTAGCGAAAGAGCTCCTGGAAGAGCAGGCAGGTCAGTCAAAGATGGCTCGGATGTGAGTCTGCATCAAATTTACCGTCGACGTTCCAGCCGCGAGGAGAGGAAGCGTCCAAGTTCTTCATCAACATGACCAACAcgatcatcgtcgtcgtcgtcgtcgtcgtcatcgtcgtcgtcgccgttgtcGAGCACTGCTTGTTCGAACGGGAAGCCCGCTGTTGAGGAACTCACTGAAGGCGACGGCTGACCCTGGTGGCCACCTCCTGAGTCCCGACTCTGGATCGAAGGCGTCATTTGATGTTGGGTTCTCCGGTGaacgccgaggtcgtcggagGCTGTGAGATGGTGAATAAATTGGAGGAGATTCACACTCGCTCTGGATGGCACATACGCGTCGAGGGTCGAGTATGGGCGGAAATGTCACACGATGGCGGTCAAGGCATGAACCCTGATCTCGGACAGATCCGCAGCATATGACACgcggccgtcaaggaggCAACGGGCTTTTCAAAACGACGAGGCCACAGGAGCGGCAGGGGGGGGATGGCGGAGGCCAGACGGACGACGGTCCGTGGACGAGCCTCGTGGTGTAGGTGTCGTTTGGAGGATTGCAGCAATCCCAATGACTTGGAGTACAACGCTATGACCGACCAGTTGTGCcgtgcgtacagtacaagttaGTACTTAatcctacagtacttggaaACAGCAGACAGCGTCACCCATAACTACAGCACAGGCTCTGTCATGGTGTGGTGCCGCCCGGCGGACGGCCTACAGtgctactgtaggtgcagtaGACCTGCGGGGGTGGGGAGTGTTGGTGGGGGGAGGCGGGGTGATTTTGGGGACGTCATATGATATTATGAGCACTGTACataagtatacagtacaggtacaggtacgtacagtaattacacttcagtaagtactaagtaagtacagtacacgctTGTCGGTGTTTATACTTACGGAGCATAAAAaaacggagtactccgtgcacgaAGCTTCATTGCTTCGAGACACGAATGCAGCATTTCAAATTGGTGGCTCCCGAGAGGGAAATGCCGAGGGATTTCTGTTTGATCATAGTTGCTCGTTTCTGATTTCTTGCGACCACGTGGGGGTACGAAGTTCCGTAGTTTTTGGTCGTAGATTTCAATAAAGCAATCTTTCGTACTGTCCGCGGTACCTGCAGGAGGACATGCAGTTAGTGTtttacacctacatgtacatctacttacataggaggtgtactgtacatgtacttgcatgcgcatgcacaaacaagtacggagtgcagtgcATATGTCTCCGCACTGTATTCCGTAAGGAGTTCAACTacgcagcacggagtacagtactgtactttaaATTATGTAGATACTCGTCCAGCCTGCACCCTGAACCGCAGGGGACGAATCAAACGCTAGTTTTACGGCGACCGACAACTTATCGGCCCTCAATTTAATACCTACGCGAATTCGTATGCCCGTCTGCCACGCTTCCCTCAACACGCAGCCAAGCCAAAgcacggcggccgtcgaaATACCCGCATGCAGCCTTCACCTCATGTCTTCTAGTCATGTCAATTTGCGATGGCGAGCCCGGATAAAAAAGCTCTcgctgcgtcgacggcgtccgcCCGTGACtctctcgccgccctcctgcCGTTCCTCCACGCCTTCAACCATCGGCATCACAACCAGCACCGCGTAACCCACTGGTGGAACTCCTTTAGCATCCTCCGTCGCTCTCTTCAGAGAATCGCCGATGGTCTGTCGGAGTCCAAGGAGCTCTCTGGCACTGCCTGTGCGGCCCGGCGCCGTGACCACACGCGTTGGACGAGAAGCATCGTCGTGCCCCGCGCTTACATGTTcgttgacgatgacggcccCCTCCAGACATCTATACCCGGGAGGTGCGCCTCTGGCTAACGTCGTGTTTCATCTCCACTGGCAGTGCCTTCTCCCAACTAGCTGCCGACAACCAACACGCTCCGCTAGGGCTCATGcttctcgccgtcctcgctcgTGCCGACACCATACTCGGCAGCCTTGTTCCGTCGCAGAAACCGCAGGCGCCACCATCGCCAACGGTTGGCGTTGATCCGAGACCAACCAAACTGGAAAAGCCGGCCGGCATAGCTGTACCTGCCGAATCCTCCGTCTCCGACCGCGGCGTCGCTGTCTCTCGCCAGGACATTGGACAGATCGAGCCCCCCGGCCGGACGGCGCACCCACCGTGCCGCACCGTCGATGAATCCAAGCGGAAGcatggcctcggcagcaAGCATCACGACATCCGCCCCAGCACCCGCGACAAGAAGGTGAAGAAGAGAAGGAAGGATGGCGATGCGTTGTCGAGCCTCTTCAGCTCCCTCACCTGATGCCGAGCATCACTTTCGCCACATGTACATACCCACTTTACGCAGCGTCATGGACAGCATGACTTCATACCAGGCGGCCTTGCCAGAACGCCGCATACTCGAGCATCTTGAACAACAATGA of the Drechmeria coniospora strain ARSEF 6962 chromosome 01, whole genome shotgun sequence genome contains:
- a CDS encoding transporter, with the protein product MTPSIQSRDSGGGHQGQPSPSVSSSTAGFPFEQAVLDNGDDDDDDDDDDDDDRVGHVDEELGRFLSSRLERRRSSFARNLAAVADIGGVNSFRSFARSLQRAASFAEVIPRRPSLILAPDIQPLVDPTEGGDGLQYDQSVASNGPTSRTSLLAQQFHPSSLPTRGWPSAATSPGPGPSHSLGFGAASGPAGFIDREHKAFDADTAAGVLPAGSPSSSSMFAIPPHLAAPSVIESYGSFKSSHYGTIGTVPPRGSFSFEGGWRARFGEHDGDGLEGDDENDAAHGEERPILVKEIKQGDKVVLTVEGQSTLPQSVFNSINAIIGVGLLSLPLAFQMSGWIIGLALLTLLALVTAHTAKLLGRCMNADASVITYSDLAYVSFGTRARVVVSALFTLELLAACVALVILFADSIDLLLPGVASVDVWKCVCAALILVLNALPLRWLSYTSVIGIFSTFCIVCIVAVDGLVKEHAPGSLWEPAATHLFPSNWLALPLAYGLMASPWGAHSVFPSIYRDMRHPRKWKTGVNITFSFSYTLDTCLAVIGILMFGDGIEDAITSNLLRTDGYPKTLNILMCISITIIPLTKIPLNARPLITTADVICGVSNDRRPHRHNWLEANRQSTIIIACAKGLIRVVVVLTLLSISILFPAFDSVCAFLGAALCSLISIILPISFYLKLYWKDISLGGRVTYWAILCFFSMLGMIGTIWTFLPRHLVGAGPGSGMH